AGCGAAAAAATTCTGGAAATTAAAGTTATATGTCTCAAATCGTCATCCCTTAATTTTACGTCTTCATTtccaaattctttgaaaaattttggaaCTCCATTATACTCTCTATTAGGCTCATTTAATTTGACTGTCTTTGACTTGATTAGCAATAAGATAACAATCAATTCCTGCAATTCGGTTTCATTTATCTCCAGGCCATATTTCGAAGTAAAggatttcaatattttacCAATCAGGttcaatttattagttTTATTGTCAATAATCTCCAACAAATACAAATTTCTTAATAAGACGGTAGATATTAAGTCTACGTTAGTTTTAACATCTTTATTGGACACGGAACCTCTTTTAAATTCATCGCCTaagttattaaaaaatttaaccAAACTGAATTTGTCGCCTGGTGCACTATTAGTATGCACTAAGTGGCTAACTTGTTGATAAAATGGAGGTGTCAACCTGTTGTTTAATTCGATCACTTCATCTTTGAACCAGTAATCGAccttaatttttttaactTGATAATATCTAGCCAATAATTGAGTGattaaattgaattgaatgtCTAGTAATTTGTTATAATGTGGAAGAGAAATCAACTTTTTATATGTATCACTTAATCCACTTTCAAGTGGTGGTCTAATGTTCAATTGGCCTTGCGTTATAGATTCCAATATCTCAATACGTAATAATCCTATTGATTGatagaaataaatttcaGGTGGTAGCCTTTGTGAAATAATATcatgtatattattaggAACTTTTACAATATTCTTGGTAGCACCAGGTACGCCATTCGCTGCAACTGAACGTCGGTTCTCTGATTTACCCTTTCCTTTAGATTTTGTAGTCGTATCAAGATCAGTTTCAGTTTCGCCATCAGGCTTAGTTTCAGCATTGTTTTCTTCGTCGCTGTTTCTTATTAAATCTGATTCATCTAGCAAACCTAACTTAGCCATTTCAACCGAATACAAGTCAACAAATCCGTCCATATTTAAAACAGGGACAAATTTAAGAGCCGAATGGCCTCTGAAATATAAATCCAATAACTTGGGATCGTTTAAGCCCACAATATATGGATACAAATCAGCAGATTTATTGCcattgaatgaattatattGGTAAATCATTTCCAAATGAAGTTTGAAATAACTCAATTGAGGGTATGGTTGACCTGGCGTTGGTTTAGGTAAAGGTGGGAAAGTTGGAAACGTTGTTGGCTGTACTTTACAGCCCACCATTATACTCAAATCCACAAATTGTTTTTCagtcaaattcaattcgtttaaaattttaaatttatcaatgaaTCTAAAGTCTTTTGATTGAAATTCCATTCCTAAAATGAATTTGTCGATCTTTGTTAATAGTAAGTCAGTAGATCCATATATAGAATCGATCACATTGTTTTGGTATAAATATGATAACTGAAAAGACGCATCATAAGGGGAAATCATGTAGTCaatattgatttcaataaaatatttaattaaatcGTTTATCATTGGTCTTAAAGGCAATGGATCCGTAAATAATCTAAAGGATTCATTGTTCAGGCTATTATAACCATATGGATTCTGGTTCTTTGAATTGAGCTTTGACCACGTATTTTCAAGATGTTGTTCTTGTGGggataattcatttgtcTTATAATCATTGTGCTGTAATTGAATACCCAAACCAGATATAATAAAAACAGGCTTTATATTGAACTCTTTAAAAACTTGTAAATCAGAATGAATATAATCTTTTAACGAGCTTGGAATACCTCCAATTCCTGATAAAAATTGTTCTTTCTTGAAGGTATAAATTCTGCTCAAGTAATGTTCTACGTCGATACCAATAGTGGCATt
This is a stretch of genomic DNA from Debaryomyces hansenii CBS767 chromosome G complete sequence. It encodes these proteins:
- a CDS encoding DEHA2G17644p (weakly similar to uniprot|P40850 Saccharomyces cerevisiae YNL085W MKT1 Protein involved in propagation of M2 dsRNA satellite of L-A virus), whose amino-acid sequence is MPIKSLESYLFERKLVNTSSIEILQNATIGIDVEHYLSRIYTFKKEQFLSGIGGIPSSLKDYIHSDLQVFKEFNIKPVFIISGLGIQLQHNDYKTNELSPQEQHLENTWSKLNSKNQNPYGYNSSNNESFRLFTDPLPLRPMINDLIKYFIEINIDYMISPYDASFQLSYLYQNNVIDSIYGSTDLLLTKIDKFILGMEFQSKDFRFIDKFKILNELNLTEKQFVDLSIMVGCKVQPTTFPTFPPLPKPTPGQPYPQLSYFKLHLEMIYQYNSFNGNKSADLYPYIVGLNDPKLLDLYFRGHSALKFVPVLNMDGFVDLYSVEMAKLGLLDESDLIRNSDEENNAETKPDGETETDLDTTTKSKGKGKSENRRSVAANGVPGATKNIVKVPNNIHDIISQRLPPEIYFYQSIGLLRIEILESITQGQLNIRPPLESGLSDTYKKLISLPHYNKLLDIQFNLITQLLARYYQVKKIKVDYWFKDEVIELNNRLTPPFYQQVSHLVHTNSAPGDKFSLVKFFNNLGDEFKRGSVSNKDVKTNVDLISTVLLRNLYLLEIIDNKTNKLNSIGKILKSFTSKYGSEINETELQELIVILLLIKSKTVKLNEPNREYNGVPKFFKEFGNEDVKLRDDDLRHITLISRIFSLHKFKVSPINYQGPISRALINFRSHVKFVSNAVINNIECLLVDFIVHQENSTIKSRFNDKSDWYKLIDQLPFYNDCNNTLLGILGEIYFEYSINQRLSSQELSKEEIIKNTKDHILNSVFQINNSSFNINVNGVNSVTTNQLLHDLDNGIRFWSYFIKLVEIIHAEDSTLINDTYYESILETDKWLHEFV